One window from the genome of Actinoplanes teichomyceticus ATCC 31121 encodes:
- a CDS encoding DUF3320 domain-containing protein: MGPDDAQGHLGPGDDVRAALAAWRAGITDPGAADRLLDLPRAGAGLVEITRPGAAAVTERLRRGRDWSFGPGGSERLATDLPADTLHTLLRHLRRHSHQESLDHGENVLHLATGLLHWTDADGAGHASPLLLTPVELVALGPGDVPRLRAATGDPLLNPALAHRLREHRIDLTADLDQLRERIAGRSGWRVAEAVVLARFDLAGEAIRQDLAEHEDRILRHPVIRALAAEDGDFRFAPPTAAQIDARETPLLLDADADQRACVAAALDGRSFVIDGPPGTGKSQTVANMIGALAHAGKRVLFVSETASALDVVQHRLVAAGLGNYLLDLHGHRAGRKQVAAALAAALEAVPLPSPGMDELDRQTLRDRRERLTAYAEAVNEDRAPLGRSLHAVIGRYAQLQDVPQGPAPALPPLALTGDALDDIRAATERLRDAWRPATERSGFRWREVVEKEPLGPALLRAQLALDALTAATDAYAPLAAAFHVRLPADAGVLAELAGHGARRPAAAADHWLTATSLRPVREAAATLARQLDEMRAAEELARDRTGRAAAELAGQPVADLPEQPELTPPAVDLEPLSEAAAKALAGRFAADADELEHQQRNLDRITGRLGLPEVVSFSDVELVTAVAELGARPDKPEAAWFAPGAQASVHAAAGALRRHVEAVATARAAARVYFSDAVLHEPVEDLAERFATVHRGVRRFLAAHRWDRETVAALAEPGVSTDEAVAQLPLAVAWRRANEGLLAAERQNAALLGRYWRRLDTDFVSIGRALDTVAEVLRVTPPESLAEVIDYVCNRGGDGGLLATVAEAREVFRHWRGTLRPEPEAAARPQLAHGPVTAAIDWLRVQVGPLRTAAEVIGQLSAVAGRDLDLTEARAVAQVRAQVVDAARALAESAPGLHDVLGRGYRGRDTDLRELHRAIEWAAHARTLRTGTDAALTAEQAAALAPYPGPLAELPALISGWQEARQRIIDAFGPARQVRLGTSLDRYETARDLLRDLHDDDTGQREWFDYLAARGVLAEHGVDSAVDHCADHGVDVALLYPVIERAVYRAWADAVIADDERLAPLTAVERNELVEEFRRLDADLAQDAAGTIIEAVNARRPPVTADGAPALIRDEGLKQDGHLPVRELLERTWDAAAALKPCFVMPPAAASRYLPADRRFDVVIIDEASRMTTAAAVACAYRGQSLIVIGDDEQLPPAGGRPSIMVAANDCGAFTRLGLTRHYRSRHESLVGFANHAFYQDRLLTFPSAHPAGPDLGLHLLPPADAPVEAALVAERVAHHFSTRPTLSLGVITLTVGQADAVADAVEAVIGARPDLERFLADDPLTGFFVKSADAAQGDERDVIILATGPDLAAAGGPTGACRLDVAITRARHRVEVVTAIPEARRDEPADEGERRLAAYLEYAERGGPPWPAPELSPLAAAVADTVERWGYPVTRQVGAGRCRIEIGVRHPEPAGDAYALGVQCDGPAYAGVPVTRDRDRLHEQVLHGLGWHLHRIWSVAWFHDRIREEGRLRAAIENALAVPDVFAEPDLDLLTRPAQPPEWALPYQRAVLEPLPAAARVNDQVVRALLVRTVERIAEVEGPVHLAVLTRRIRDAWGLSRITQPIRQAIEAAIASAAVSFDGTFVTAADAPLPAVRVPGDEVARKPDQVADGELQLALEYLVLDAGLVESDDLLAAAARLFGWSTGRAGMARLAEMLDDLVAGGRLIAHRNGLIAAPENDLLDLPDPATLPRRSAAGPVARETTEPSATR, encoded by the coding sequence ATGGGGCCGGATGATGCGCAGGGACACCTCGGGCCGGGAGACGACGTCCGCGCGGCGCTCGCCGCCTGGCGCGCCGGGATCACCGACCCCGGCGCCGCCGACCGGCTCCTCGACCTGCCGCGTGCCGGCGCCGGCCTGGTCGAGATCACCCGCCCCGGCGCGGCCGCCGTCACCGAGCGCCTGCGCCGTGGCCGTGACTGGTCCTTCGGGCCCGGGGGCTCGGAACGGCTGGCGACCGACCTGCCCGCCGACACCCTGCACACCCTGCTGCGGCACCTGCGCCGGCACTCGCACCAGGAGAGCCTCGACCACGGCGAGAACGTCCTGCACCTGGCCACCGGCCTGCTGCACTGGACGGACGCGGACGGCGCCGGGCACGCCAGCCCGCTGCTGCTGACCCCGGTCGAGCTGGTCGCGCTCGGCCCCGGCGACGTGCCCCGGCTGCGCGCCGCCACCGGCGACCCGCTGCTCAACCCGGCCCTGGCGCACCGGCTGCGCGAGCACCGCATCGACCTCACCGCCGACCTCGACCAGCTGCGGGAACGGATCGCCGGCCGGAGCGGCTGGCGGGTCGCCGAAGCGGTCGTGCTGGCCCGCTTCGACCTGGCCGGCGAGGCGATCCGGCAGGACCTCGCCGAGCACGAGGACCGGATCCTGCGGCACCCGGTGATCCGCGCGCTGGCTGCCGAGGACGGCGACTTCCGGTTCGCGCCGCCCACCGCCGCGCAGATCGACGCGCGGGAGACGCCGCTGCTGCTGGACGCCGACGCCGATCAGCGGGCCTGCGTCGCCGCCGCCCTGGACGGGCGCAGCTTCGTGATCGACGGGCCGCCCGGCACCGGCAAGTCGCAGACCGTGGCGAACATGATCGGCGCGCTGGCACACGCCGGCAAACGGGTCCTGTTCGTCTCCGAGACCGCGTCCGCGCTGGACGTGGTCCAGCACCGGCTGGTCGCCGCCGGACTCGGCAACTACCTGCTCGACCTGCACGGTCACCGGGCCGGACGCAAGCAGGTGGCGGCCGCGCTCGCCGCCGCGCTGGAGGCCGTGCCGCTGCCGTCGCCGGGCATGGACGAGCTGGACCGGCAGACGTTGCGGGACCGGCGGGAGCGGCTCACCGCGTACGCGGAGGCGGTCAACGAGGACCGCGCGCCGCTGGGCCGCAGCCTGCATGCCGTCATCGGCCGGTACGCGCAGCTCCAGGACGTGCCGCAGGGCCCGGCCCCGGCCCTGCCACCGCTGGCCCTGACCGGGGACGCGCTGGATGACATCCGGGCCGCCACCGAGCGCCTGCGCGACGCGTGGCGGCCGGCCACCGAGCGCAGCGGGTTCCGCTGGCGCGAGGTGGTCGAGAAGGAGCCGCTCGGCCCGGCCCTGCTGCGCGCCCAGCTCGCCCTGGACGCGCTGACCGCGGCCACCGACGCCTACGCCCCGCTGGCCGCCGCGTTCCACGTGCGGCTCCCGGCGGACGCGGGCGTGCTCGCCGAGCTCGCCGGGCACGGCGCGCGCCGGCCCGCCGCGGCCGCCGATCACTGGCTCACCGCAACCAGCCTGCGCCCGGTCCGCGAGGCCGCCGCGACCCTGGCGCGGCAGCTCGACGAGATGCGCGCGGCCGAGGAGCTGGCCCGCGACCGCACCGGCCGGGCCGCCGCCGAGCTGGCCGGGCAGCCGGTCGCCGACCTGCCGGAGCAGCCCGAGCTGACCCCGCCCGCGGTCGACCTGGAGCCGCTGTCCGAGGCCGCGGCCAAGGCGCTGGCCGGCCGGTTCGCCGCCGACGCCGACGAGCTGGAACATCAGCAGCGCAACCTGGACCGGATCACCGGCCGGCTCGGCCTGCCCGAGGTGGTCAGCTTCTCCGACGTCGAACTGGTCACCGCCGTCGCCGAGCTGGGCGCCCGGCCGGACAAGCCGGAGGCGGCCTGGTTCGCCCCGGGCGCGCAGGCCAGCGTGCACGCCGCGGCCGGGGCGCTGCGGCGGCACGTCGAGGCGGTCGCCACCGCCCGGGCCGCGGCCCGGGTGTACTTCTCCGACGCGGTGCTGCACGAGCCGGTCGAGGACCTCGCCGAACGCTTCGCCACCGTGCACCGCGGCGTGCGCCGGTTCCTCGCCGCCCACCGCTGGGACCGCGAGACCGTGGCCGCGCTCGCCGAACCGGGCGTCAGCACCGACGAGGCGGTCGCCCAGCTGCCCCTGGCGGTCGCCTGGCGGCGCGCCAACGAGGGTCTGCTCGCCGCGGAACGGCAGAACGCCGCCCTGCTCGGCCGTTACTGGCGGCGCCTGGACACCGACTTCGTGTCGATCGGCCGGGCCCTGGACACGGTCGCCGAGGTGCTGCGGGTGACCCCGCCGGAGTCGCTGGCGGAGGTCATCGACTACGTCTGCAACCGGGGCGGCGACGGCGGGCTGCTGGCCACGGTCGCCGAAGCGCGGGAGGTGTTCCGGCACTGGCGCGGCACGCTGCGCCCGGAGCCGGAGGCGGCGGCCCGCCCGCAGCTCGCGCACGGCCCGGTGACCGCCGCGATCGACTGGCTGCGCGTCCAGGTCGGGCCGCTGCGCACGGCCGCCGAGGTGATCGGGCAGCTCAGCGCGGTCGCCGGACGCGATCTGGACCTCACCGAGGCGCGCGCCGTCGCGCAGGTGCGCGCCCAGGTCGTCGACGCGGCCCGGGCGCTGGCCGAGAGCGCGCCGGGACTGCACGACGTGCTCGGCCGCGGGTACCGGGGACGCGACACCGACCTGCGGGAGCTGCACCGGGCGATCGAGTGGGCGGCGCACGCGCGGACCCTGCGCACCGGTACGGACGCGGCGCTCACCGCGGAGCAGGCGGCGGCGCTGGCGCCGTACCCCGGCCCGCTCGCCGAGCTGCCGGCGCTGATCAGCGGCTGGCAGGAGGCCCGGCAGCGGATCATCGACGCCTTCGGGCCGGCCCGCCAGGTCCGGCTCGGTACCAGCCTGGACCGCTACGAGACCGCCCGCGACCTGCTGCGCGACCTGCACGACGACGACACCGGCCAGCGCGAGTGGTTCGACTACCTGGCCGCCCGCGGGGTGCTCGCCGAGCACGGCGTGGACAGCGCCGTCGACCACTGCGCCGACCACGGCGTGGACGTCGCCCTGCTGTACCCGGTGATCGAACGGGCCGTGTACCGGGCCTGGGCCGACGCGGTGATCGCCGACGACGAGCGGCTGGCGCCGCTGACCGCGGTGGAGCGCAACGAGCTGGTCGAGGAGTTCCGCCGGCTCGACGCCGACCTGGCGCAGGACGCGGCCGGCACGATCATCGAGGCGGTCAACGCGCGCCGGCCACCGGTCACCGCGGACGGGGCGCCCGCGCTGATCCGCGACGAGGGTCTCAAGCAGGACGGCCACCTGCCGGTGCGGGAGCTGCTGGAGCGAACCTGGGACGCGGCCGCCGCCCTCAAACCCTGCTTCGTCATGCCGCCCGCCGCGGCCAGCCGCTACCTGCCCGCCGACCGGCGGTTCGACGTGGTGATCATCGACGAGGCGTCCCGGATGACCACCGCCGCCGCGGTGGCCTGCGCGTACCGCGGCCAGTCACTGATCGTGATCGGCGACGACGAGCAGCTGCCCCCGGCCGGTGGCCGCCCGTCGATCATGGTGGCGGCCAACGACTGCGGCGCCTTCACCCGGCTGGGCCTGACCCGGCACTACCGCAGCCGGCACGAGTCGCTGGTCGGCTTCGCCAACCACGCCTTCTACCAGGACCGGCTGCTCACCTTCCCGAGCGCGCACCCGGCCGGCCCGGACCTCGGCCTGCACCTGTTGCCCCCCGCCGACGCCCCGGTCGAGGCCGCCCTGGTCGCCGAGCGGGTTGCCCACCACTTCAGCACCCGCCCCACGCTGTCCCTGGGCGTGATCACGCTGACCGTCGGGCAGGCCGACGCGGTCGCCGACGCGGTCGAGGCGGTCATCGGCGCCCGCCCGGACCTGGAGCGGTTCCTCGCCGACGACCCGCTCACCGGCTTCTTCGTCAAGTCCGCCGACGCGGCGCAGGGCGACGAACGTGACGTGATCATCCTGGCCACCGGGCCGGACCTGGCCGCGGCCGGCGGCCCGACCGGGGCGTGCCGGCTGGACGTGGCGATCACCCGGGCCCGGCACCGGGTGGAGGTGGTCACCGCGATCCCGGAGGCCCGCCGCGACGAGCCGGCCGACGAGGGGGAGCGGCGGCTGGCGGCCTACCTGGAGTACGCCGAGCGCGGCGGGCCACCGTGGCCGGCCCCCGAGCTGTCCCCGCTGGCCGCCGCGGTGGCCGACACCGTCGAGCGCTGGGGTTACCCGGTGACGCGCCAGGTCGGCGCGGGCCGGTGCCGCATCGAGATCGGCGTACGCCACCCCGAGCCGGCCGGCGACGCGTACGCCCTGGGCGTGCAGTGCGACGGCCCGGCGTACGCCGGCGTCCCGGTCACCCGGGACCGCGACCGCCTGCACGAGCAGGTGCTGCACGGTCTCGGCTGGCACCTGCACCGGATCTGGAGCGTCGCGTGGTTCCACGACCGGATCCGGGAGGAGGGCCGGCTGCGCGCCGCGATCGAGAACGCCCTGGCCGTGCCGGACGTGTTCGCCGAACCGGACCTGGACCTGCTCACCCGCCCGGCGCAGCCACCCGAGTGGGCGCTGCCCTACCAGCGGGCCGTGCTGGAGCCGCTGCCCGCCGCCGCCCGGGTCAACGACCAGGTGGTCCGGGCCCTGCTGGTACGCACCGTGGAGCGGATCGCCGAGGTGGAGGGCCCGGTGCACCTGGCCGTGCTGACCCGCCGGATCCGCGACGCGTGGGGCCTGAGCCGGATCACCCAGCCGATCCGGCAGGCCATCGAGGCGGCCATCGCGTCGGCCGCGGTGAGCTTCGACGGCACCTTCGTCACCGCGGCCGACGCGCCGCTGCCCGCGGTCCGGGTGCCCGGCGACGAGGTGGCCCGCAAACCGGACCAGGTCGCCGACGGCGAGCTGCAACTGGCCCTGGAGTACCTGGTGCTCGACGCCGGCCTGGTGGAGAGCGACGACCTGCTGGCGGCGGCGGCCCGGCTGTTCGGCTGGAGCACCGGGCGGGCCGGGATGGCCCGGCTCGCCGAGATGCTGGACGACCTGGTCGCCGGCGGCCGGTTGATCGCGCACCGCAACGGGCTGATCGCCGCCCCGGAGAACGACCTGCTCGACCTGCCGGACCCGGCGACCCTGCCCCGGCGCTCGGCCGCCGGCCCGGTCGCTCGGGAGACGACCGAGCCCAGCGCCACCCGCTGA
- a CDS encoding methyltransferase domain-containing protein — MEQTYDVMVIGGGAAGLSAAVTLARSRRSVLVIDSDEPRNAPAGHVHNLLGREGVPPAELYAAGRAEVARYGGELRTGTAEKAERTPDGFLVTLADGTQVRGRRLLVTTGLLDELPDIPGLAQRWGRDVAHCPYCHGWELRGRRIGVLVTGPLSLHGAQVWRQLSDEVIYLLNGAAMPAPEQFEELAARSIPVVGEPVEAVEVADDRITGVRLAGGRVIRLDAIALGPRFVARSEFLASLGLQPVPMEMNGQVIGVRIPAEETGATSVPGVWVAGNVTNLGATVAVAAAGGQTAAAMINMDLIAEETRAAVAEYRRQRETMHEAQAWEQRYRAKSSIWSGRPNSQLVTEAAGLSAGRALDVGCGEGADAVWLAERGWEVTAVDISSVALQRAAEHAAAAGLAGRIAFTQADLRADPPAARSYDLVSAHFMHLDEPARRELYARLADAVRPGGTLLIVGHHPDDLADSTHRMHFPDMMFTAEQVAADLDPAGWEVLTAVKRPRRATLPDGRDGTVHDAVLVARRRG; from the coding sequence GTGGAGCAGACGTACGACGTGATGGTGATCGGTGGTGGCGCCGCCGGACTCAGCGCAGCGGTGACCCTGGCCCGCTCCCGGCGCTCGGTCCTGGTGATCGACAGCGACGAGCCGCGCAACGCCCCGGCCGGCCACGTGCACAACCTGCTGGGCCGCGAGGGTGTCCCGCCGGCCGAGCTCTACGCGGCCGGCCGCGCCGAGGTGGCCCGGTACGGCGGGGAGCTGCGCACCGGCACCGCCGAGAAGGCCGAGCGCACCCCGGACGGCTTCCTCGTCACCCTGGCGGACGGCACGCAGGTGCGCGGCCGGCGGCTGCTGGTCACCACCGGGCTGCTCGACGAACTGCCGGACATTCCCGGGCTGGCCCAGCGGTGGGGACGCGACGTGGCGCACTGCCCGTACTGCCACGGCTGGGAGCTGCGCGGCCGGCGGATCGGGGTGCTCGTCACCGGCCCGCTCAGCCTGCACGGCGCGCAGGTGTGGCGGCAGCTCAGCGACGAGGTGATCTACCTGCTCAACGGCGCGGCGATGCCGGCGCCCGAGCAGTTCGAGGAGCTGGCCGCCCGCAGCATCCCGGTGGTCGGCGAGCCGGTCGAGGCGGTCGAGGTCGCCGACGACCGGATCACCGGGGTACGCCTGGCCGGTGGCCGGGTGATCCGGCTGGACGCGATCGCGCTCGGCCCCCGCTTCGTGGCCCGCTCCGAGTTCCTCGCCTCGCTGGGGCTGCAGCCGGTGCCGATGGAGATGAACGGGCAGGTGATCGGGGTGCGGATCCCGGCCGAGGAGACCGGCGCGACCTCGGTGCCCGGGGTCTGGGTGGCCGGCAACGTGACCAATCTCGGCGCGACCGTGGCGGTCGCCGCCGCGGGCGGGCAGACCGCCGCCGCGATGATCAACATGGACCTGATCGCGGAGGAGACCCGGGCCGCGGTCGCCGAGTACCGGCGCCAGCGGGAGACGATGCACGAGGCGCAGGCGTGGGAGCAGCGGTACCGGGCCAAGTCGTCGATCTGGAGCGGCCGGCCCAACTCGCAGCTGGTGACCGAGGCGGCCGGGCTGAGCGCCGGGCGCGCGCTGGACGTCGGCTGCGGTGAGGGCGCCGACGCGGTGTGGCTGGCCGAACGCGGCTGGGAGGTCACCGCGGTCGACATCTCCTCGGTCGCGCTGCAACGCGCCGCCGAGCACGCCGCGGCCGCCGGACTCGCCGGGCGGATCGCCTTCACCCAGGCCGACCTGCGCGCCGACCCGCCCGCCGCCCGGTCGTACGACCTGGTCTCGGCGCACTTCATGCACCTGGACGAGCCGGCCCGGCGGGAGCTGTACGCCCGGCTGGCCGACGCGGTCCGGCCCGGCGGCACCCTGCTGATCGTCGGGCACCACCCGGACGACCTGGCCGACAGCACGCACCGGATGCACTTCCCGGACATGATGTTCACCGCCGAACAGGTGGCCGCCGACCTGGACCCGGCCGGATGGGAGGTGCTGACCGCGGTCAAACGCCCGCGGCGCGCCACGCTGCCCGACGGCCGGGACGGCACCGTCCACGACGCCGTCCTGGTGGCCCGCCGCCGCGGCTGA
- a CDS encoding helix-turn-helix domain-containing protein: MAKDLEAALAAVGPQLRTLRQKRDITLTQLAETTGISVSTLSRLESGARRPTLELLLPLAEAYQVTLDELVDAPETGDPRVRQRPIERHGHTYIPLTRRPGGVQAYKQIIPPTPADFAMPQQTHEGYEWIYVLSGRIRLLLGDHDIVIHPGEAAEFDTRLPHLVLNPGTEPAEIINLFGPQGERVHVRARPQR; this comes from the coding sequence ATGGCAAAAGACCTGGAGGCGGCGCTCGCCGCCGTCGGCCCGCAGCTGCGCACCCTGCGACAGAAGCGCGACATCACGCTGACCCAGCTCGCCGAGACCACCGGCATCTCGGTCAGCACCCTGTCCCGGCTGGAGTCCGGCGCCCGCCGGCCGACACTGGAGCTGCTGCTGCCCCTCGCCGAGGCATACCAGGTCACCCTGGACGAGCTGGTGGACGCGCCGGAGACCGGTGATCCGCGGGTGCGGCAGCGGCCGATCGAGCGCCACGGGCACACCTACATCCCGCTGACCCGGCGACCCGGCGGCGTCCAGGCCTACAAGCAGATCATCCCGCCGACCCCGGCGGACTTCGCCATGCCGCAGCAGACCCACGAGGGCTACGAGTGGATCTACGTGCTCAGCGGCCGGATCCGGCTGCTGCTCGGCGACCACGACATCGTGATCCACCCGGGCGAGGCCGCCGAGTTCGACACCCGCCTGCCACACCTGGTGCTCAACCCGGGCACCGAACCCGCCGAGATCATCAATCTCTTCGGGCCGCAGGGCGAGCGGGTCCACGTCCGCGCCCGCCCGCAACGCTGA
- a CDS encoding enoyl-CoA hydratase/isomerase family protein produces MGGDSELAVTVEDGVALLEMRRPPANHFDEALIGRIVDAATALDDDPGCRAILLAAQGRHFCAGADFGGGEFATDHVAAAERLYRRAARLFDVRTPIVAAVHGTAVGGGLGLACAADFRVAEATTRFVANFARLGFHAGFGLSVTLPELIGRQRATDMMLTARRVGGEEAFRIGLADRLAEPGRVRETARALALQIAAAAPRAVRSMRATLRGDLAARVRAALDHELAEQRAHWATRDSAEGIAASLARRTPVFTGE; encoded by the coding sequence GTGGGCGGGGACAGCGAGCTGGCGGTCACGGTCGAGGACGGGGTGGCGCTGCTGGAGATGCGCCGGCCGCCGGCCAACCACTTCGACGAGGCGCTGATCGGCCGGATCGTGGACGCGGCGACCGCGCTCGACGACGACCCCGGCTGCCGGGCCATCCTGCTCGCCGCCCAGGGCCGGCACTTCTGCGCCGGGGCGGATTTCGGTGGCGGGGAGTTCGCCACCGATCACGTGGCCGCCGCCGAGCGGCTGTACCGGCGGGCGGCGCGGCTGTTCGACGTACGCACGCCGATCGTCGCCGCCGTGCACGGCACCGCCGTCGGCGGCGGCCTCGGCCTGGCCTGCGCCGCGGACTTCCGGGTCGCCGAGGCGACGACCCGGTTCGTGGCGAACTTCGCCCGGCTCGGGTTCCACGCCGGTTTCGGGCTCAGCGTGACGCTGCCCGAGCTGATCGGCCGGCAGCGCGCGACCGACATGATGCTGACCGCGCGCCGGGTCGGCGGCGAGGAGGCGTTCCGGATCGGGCTGGCCGACCGGCTGGCCGAGCCGGGCCGGGTGCGCGAGACCGCCCGGGCGCTGGCCCTGCAGATCGCCGCGGCAGCCCCGCGGGCGGTCCGGTCCATGCGGGCCACGCTGCGCGGCGACCTGGCGGCCCGGGTACGCGCCGCCCTCGATCACGAGCTGGCCGAGCAGAGGGCACACTGGGCCACGAGGGACAGCGCCGAGGGCATCGCGGCGAGCCTGGCCCGGCGCACCCCGGTCTTCACCGGCGAGTGA
- a CDS encoding sensor histidine kinase: MLSDPDRSGRLLVVAACDFVLAPAAVAIPWERAAPHAPALLALPAFAVLGLSTWSFGGVATGTGPFLVLVYAWAALHFPRWILLAYAVPATLAYLVPLILTGQPPVVLAGAAVLMPVALAVALLIEAQARHLRDERERLARIERWRAAMINTLAHDVRSPLGAVRLVLDELREDATGTRAGMLDVALRQTARLHRLADALLDVQRIDSSGRLKLDLGEYPARELVRDALSYVHPGADIRVEIAEDATLCVDRQRFEQILINLLTNALRYGRPPIVVRVARDGATDRLEVRDHGPGIPETLRKDLFGRFAAQGEQGVGLGLWIVRQLAVAHGGQAVAEARDPGVAMVVMFPARP, translated from the coding sequence ATGCTGAGCGACCCGGACCGGTCCGGGCGGCTGCTCGTCGTCGCGGCGTGCGACTTCGTCCTGGCGCCGGCCGCCGTCGCGATCCCGTGGGAGCGGGCCGCCCCGCACGCGCCGGCCCTGCTCGCCCTGCCGGCCTTCGCCGTGCTCGGGCTGTCCACCTGGTCGTTCGGCGGGGTCGCGACCGGCACCGGCCCGTTCCTGGTGCTGGTCTACGCCTGGGCGGCGCTGCACTTCCCGCGGTGGATCCTGCTGGCCTACGCCGTCCCGGCCACCCTCGCGTACCTGGTGCCGCTGATCCTCACCGGACAGCCGCCCGTGGTGCTGGCCGGCGCCGCCGTCCTGATGCCGGTCGCGCTCGCCGTCGCGCTGCTGATCGAGGCGCAGGCCCGGCACCTGCGCGACGAGCGGGAGCGGCTGGCCCGCATCGAGCGGTGGCGCGCCGCGATGATCAATACGCTGGCGCACGACGTCCGCAGCCCGCTGGGCGCGGTGCGGCTGGTGCTCGACGAGCTGCGCGAGGACGCCACCGGGACGCGGGCCGGCATGCTGGACGTGGCGCTGCGGCAGACCGCGCGGCTGCACCGGCTGGCCGACGCCCTGCTCGACGTGCAGCGCATCGACAGCTCCGGGCGCCTGAAGCTGGACCTGGGCGAGTATCCGGCGCGCGAGCTCGTGCGCGACGCGCTGTCGTACGTCCACCCGGGCGCGGACATCCGGGTGGAGATCGCCGAGGACGCCACGCTCTGCGTGGACCGGCAGCGCTTCGAACAGATCCTGATCAACCTGCTCACCAATGCGCTGCGCTACGGGCGGCCGCCGATCGTCGTACGGGTCGCCCGGGACGGCGCCACCGACCGGCTGGAGGTGCGCGACCACGGGCCCGGCATCCCGGAGACCCTTCGCAAGGATCTGTTCGGCCGGTTCGCGGCGCAGGGGGAGCAGGGTGTCGGGCTGGGGCTGTGGATCGTCCGGCAGCTCGCGGTCGCGCACGGCGGCCAGGCGGTCGCCGAGGCCCGCGACCCCGGGGTCGCGATGGTCGTCATGTTCCCGGCGCGCCCGTGA
- a CDS encoding NAD(P)-dependent oxidoreductase yields the protein MKLLLPDSVELDLTLPEGVTGVVYPVAEPIPERHADAEALVVWGNPPTQLAGAARQLTRLRWVQTLAAGPDAVLRAGFAPGVIVTAGLGLHDRTVAEHTLALVLAAARRLNLLVRAQIGHRWAAELGGLQPVREPGAFRTLRDAHVVIWGFGGIAGTLAPLLAALGARVTGVARTAGERHGFPVVTPRRLPELLPTADVLIAILPALPETERAVNAAVLDRLPAHAWVINVGRGSTLDEAALLAALRRGRIAGAALDVFETEPLPAGSGLWDEPNVIITPHAAGGRPLGAAALIEENVRALRAGQPLRNRVV from the coding sequence ATGAAGCTGCTGCTGCCCGACTCGGTGGAACTCGACCTCACCCTGCCGGAGGGCGTCACCGGCGTGGTCTACCCGGTCGCCGAGCCGATCCCGGAGCGGCACGCCGACGCCGAGGCGCTGGTCGTCTGGGGCAACCCGCCGACCCAGCTGGCCGGCGCGGCGCGGCAGCTGACCCGGCTGCGCTGGGTGCAGACCCTGGCCGCCGGGCCGGACGCCGTGCTGCGGGCCGGGTTCGCGCCCGGGGTGATCGTCACCGCCGGGCTCGGGCTGCACGACCGCACCGTCGCCGAACACACGCTGGCCCTCGTGCTGGCCGCCGCCCGCCGGCTGAACCTGCTGGTCCGGGCCCAGATCGGGCACCGCTGGGCGGCGGAGCTGGGCGGATTGCAGCCGGTCCGGGAGCCGGGCGCCTTCCGTACGCTGCGCGACGCGCACGTGGTGATCTGGGGCTTCGGCGGGATCGCCGGGACCCTGGCCCCGCTGCTGGCCGCGCTCGGCGCCCGGGTCACCGGGGTGGCGCGTACGGCCGGCGAGCGGCACGGCTTCCCGGTCGTCACCCCGCGGCGGCTGCCCGAGCTGCTACCCACCGCCGACGTGCTGATCGCGATCCTGCCGGCGCTGCCGGAGACCGAGCGGGCGGTCAACGCCGCCGTGCTGGACCGGCTCCCGGCGCACGCCTGGGTGATCAACGTCGGCCGGGGCAGCACCCTGGACGAGGCCGCTCTGCTCGCCGCGCTGCGCCGCGGGCGGATCGCCGGCGCGGCCCTCGACGTGTTCGAGACCGAGCCGCTGCCGGCCGGGTCCGGGCTGTGGGACGAGCCGAACGTGATCATCACGCCGCACGCGGCCGGCGGCCGGCCGCTCGGCGCGGCCGCCCTGATCGAGGAGAACGTGAGGGCGTTGCGAGCCGGGCAGCCGCTGCGCAACCGGGTCGTCTAG